In the genome of Candoia aspera isolate rCanAsp1 chromosome 1, rCanAsp1.hap2, whole genome shotgun sequence, one region contains:
- the HAPLN4 gene encoding hyaluronan and proteoglycan link protein 4: MLLGCYLLSCLFHLLMFSCQPALAQKERKKVVHVSEDDSGAVVVQTAPGKVVTHRGGTIILPCRFHYDVSAHDPDEIRLKWTKIVEPMSFEDVFVAMGKERRAFGNYRGRTTLQEDGASDASLVIRNVTLQDYGRYECEVTNELEDDAGMVKLNLEGVIFPYHPRLGRYTLNFHEAQKACLEQDGILASYDQLHEAWLEGLDWCNAGWLEDGSVQYPISKARDECGRKDTPVGVRNYGYRHKDRERYDAFCFTSNLNGNVFFLKTYRKLSFPEAIQACKWNGATVAKVGQLYAAWKIQLLDKCEAGWVGDGSIRYPIVNPRARCGGQEPGVRNLGFPDKKYKLFGVYCYKEAGSKRSQKKKEAPGKWKPFHV, translated from the exons ATGCTCCTAGGATGCTATTTGCTCTCCTGTCTTTTCCATCTCCTGATGTTTTCCTGCCAGCCTGCACTGGCCCAGAAAGAACGGAAGAAAGTGGTTCATGTCTCCG AGGATGACAGTGGTGCTGTTGTGGTTCAGACAGCACCTGGGAAGGTGGTCACCCACCGTGGGGGCACCATCATCTTGCCTTGTCGCTTCCACTATGACGTGTCGGCCCATGACCCCGATGAGATCCGTCTGAAGTGGACCAAAATAGTAGAGCCCATGTCATTTGAGGACGTCTTTGTGGCAATGGGGAAGGAGCGCAGAGCCTTTGGGAATTACCGGGGCCGAACCACCCTGCAGGAGGACGGAGCCAGTGACGCCTCGCTCGTCATCCGGAATGTCACTCTCCAGGATTATGGGCGCTATGAGTGTGAGGTGACCAACGAGCTAGAAGATGATGCTGGAATGGTGAAGCTCAACCTGGAAG GGGTGATCTTCCCCTACCACCCTCGCTTAGGGCGCTACACTCTCAATTTCCATGAAGCACAGAAGGCttgcctggagcaggatgggaTCCTGGCTTCCTATGACCAGTTGCACGAAGCCTGGCTAGAAGGACTGGATTGGTGCAACGCCGGGTGGCTGGAAGACGGCTCTGTCCAGTACCCCATCTCCAAGGCCAGGGATGAATGTGGACGAAAGGACACCCCGGTCGGAGTGAGGAACTATGGCTACCGGCACAAAGACCGTGAACGTTACGATGCCTTCTGTTTTACTTCAAATCTGAACG GCAACGTCTTTTTCCTCAAAACCTACCGCAAACTGAGCTTCCCCGAAGCCATCCAGGCTTGCAAGTGGAACGGAGCCACGGTGGCCAAGGTTGGCCAGCTCTATGCTGCCTGGAAGATCCAGCTCCTGGACAAATGTGAGGCTGGCTGGGTGGGAGACGGGAGCATTCGCTACCCCATTGTCAACCCCCGGGCTCGCTGCGGGGGCCAGGAGCCTGGCGTTCGCAACCTGGGCTTCCCCGACAAGAAGTACAAACTCTTTGGGGTCTATTGCTACAAAGAGGCTGGCAGCAAGAGGTCCCAGAAGAAGAAGGAGGCTCCAGGGAAGTGGAAACCTTTCCATGTGTAA